One Halomonas sp. THAF5a genomic region harbors:
- a CDS encoding cbb3-type cytochrome c oxidase subunit I, whose product MKYETQRVALPFFMVAMALFALQVVFGLLAATVYAWPNFMAELMPFNIMRVSHTNLLIVWLLLGFMGCTYYLMPEEAEQEIHSPTIAYIQLALFAFAGAAALVGYQFGIHEGREFLEQPFWVKVLITISFLMFLFNTSMTLAKGRKTAINLVLMLGLWLAAVFWLFAFYNPTNLAVDKLYWWWVVHLWVEGVWELIMASLLGYLLIKMTGVDREVIEKWLYVIVGLSLFSGLLGTGHHYYWIGAPSYWQPIGSIFSTLEVIPFFAMVVFAFTMFWKGSRNHPNKAAMLWALGCPTVAFFGAGVWGFMHTLHWINYYSHGTQVTAAHGHLAFYGAYVMLILGVITFAMPQLRRVQPYNQVLNMWGFWVMTGAMCFMTFTLTFAGVVQTHLQRVLGMNYMEVQDQLGLFYLMRLGAGVAVAIGAVMLIYAFFGPAREQVPAGGTQLTAGPERA is encoded by the coding sequence ATGAAATACGAAACCCAGAGGGTGGCGCTGCCCTTCTTCATGGTGGCCATGGCGCTCTTCGCGCTGCAGGTGGTCTTCGGGCTGCTGGCCGCCACCGTCTACGCCTGGCCCAACTTCATGGCCGAGCTGATGCCCTTCAACATCATGCGCGTCAGCCATACCAACCTGCTGATCGTCTGGCTGCTGCTGGGCTTCATGGGCTGCACCTACTATCTGATGCCGGAAGAGGCCGAGCAGGAGATCCACAGCCCGACCATCGCCTATATCCAGCTGGCGCTCTTCGCCTTCGCCGGTGCCGCCGCGCTGGTCGGCTACCAGTTCGGGATCCACGAGGGGCGCGAGTTCCTCGAGCAGCCGTTCTGGGTCAAGGTGCTGATCACCATCTCGTTTCTGATGTTTTTGTTCAACACCAGCATGACGCTGGCCAAGGGTCGCAAGACCGCCATCAACCTGGTGCTGATGCTGGGCCTGTGGCTGGCCGCGGTGTTCTGGCTGTTCGCCTTCTATAACCCGACCAACCTCGCCGTGGACAAGCTCTACTGGTGGTGGGTGGTGCACCTCTGGGTCGAGGGCGTCTGGGAGCTGATCATGGCCTCGTTGCTGGGCTACCTGTTGATCAAGATGACCGGCGTCGACCGCGAGGTGATCGAGAAGTGGCTCTACGTCATCGTCGGCCTGTCGCTCTTCTCGGGCCTGCTGGGAACCGGCCACCACTACTACTGGATCGGCGCGCCGAGCTACTGGCAGCCCATCGGCAGCATCTTCTCCACTCTGGAGGTGATCCCCTTCTTCGCCATGGTGGTGTTCGCCTTCACCATGTTCTGGAAGGGCAGCCGCAACCATCCCAACAAGGCCGCCATGCTGTGGGCCCTGGGCTGCCCGACCGTGGCCTTCTTCGGCGCCGGCGTGTGGGGCTTCATGCACACCCTGCACTGGATCAACTACTACAGCCACGGCACCCAGGTCACCGCCGCCCACGGCCACCTGGCCTTCTATGGCGCCTACGTGATGCTGATCCTGGGCGTGATCACCTTCGCCATGCCGCAGCTGCGCCGCGTGCAGCCCTATAACCAGGTGCTGAACATGTGGGGCTTCTGGGTCATGACCGGCGCCATGTGCTTCATGACCTTCACGCTGACCTTCGCCGGGGTCGTCCAGACCCACCTGCAGCGCGTGCTGGGCATGAACTACATGGAAGTCCAGGACCAGCTCGGCCTCTTCTACCTGATGCGCCTGGGCGCCGGCGTGGCCGTGGCCATTGGCGCGGTGATGTTGATCTACGCCTTCTTCGGCCCTGCCCGCGAGCAGGTGCCGGCCGGCGGCACCCAGCTGACCGCAGGCCCCGAGCGCGCCTGA
- a CDS encoding globin domain-containing protein — MLTPDQERLIAATAPTVAEHLDAITQRFYPLMFSRYPEVKPLFNEAHQRDGGQPRALAGAVLAYVGLREDTQQARGALGTIVGKHVALGIRPDQYPIVGECLMAAIGEVLGEAVTPEVAGAWSALYEELAGLLIELEDHRYRAFAERPGGWRGTRRFRIAEIRRESAVIRSFVLEPEDGGLVADHAPGQFIGVRLTIDGEPLYRHYSLSDVPNGRSYRISIKREPEGRASRHFHDAMAVGDTLELLPPAGELILQGEDEPLLLASGGVGQTPLLPMARHALAAGRRVIYLHAALDAEHHAFRDEVAALASAHPQRLHAVSVHERGADADHIGRIDRELLADLLPEGARCYFVGPPGFMTAVDRALADLGVPAERRHYEHFGPSRPLEAA; from the coding sequence ATGCTGACCCCAGACCAGGAACGCCTGATCGCCGCCACCGCGCCCACGGTGGCGGAGCATCTCGACGCCATCACCCAGCGCTTCTATCCGCTGATGTTCTCGCGCTACCCCGAGGTGAAGCCGCTGTTCAACGAGGCCCATCAGCGCGACGGCGGACAGCCCCGGGCGCTGGCCGGCGCGGTGCTGGCCTACGTGGGGCTGCGCGAGGATACCCAGCAGGCCAGGGGGGCGCTGGGTACTATCGTCGGCAAGCACGTCGCCCTGGGCATCCGGCCCGATCAGTACCCCATCGTCGGCGAGTGCCTGATGGCCGCCATCGGCGAGGTGCTGGGCGAGGCGGTGACCCCGGAGGTCGCCGGAGCCTGGAGCGCCCTCTACGAGGAGCTCGCCGGCCTGCTCATCGAGCTGGAGGATCACCGCTACCGGGCCTTCGCCGAGCGCCCCGGCGGCTGGCGCGGCACGCGGCGCTTTCGCATCGCCGAGATCCGCCGCGAGAGCGCGGTGATCCGTTCCTTCGTGCTGGAGCCCGAGGACGGCGGCCTGGTGGCCGATCACGCGCCCGGCCAGTTCATCGGCGTGCGGCTGACCATCGACGGCGAGCCGCTCTATCGCCACTACAGCCTCTCGGACGTGCCCAACGGCCGCTCCTACCGGATCTCGATCAAGCGCGAGCCCGAGGGCCGGGCGAGCCGCCACTTCCACGATGCCATGGCGGTGGGTGACACCCTGGAGCTGCTGCCGCCCGCCGGCGAGCTGATCCTGCAGGGTGAGGACGAGCCCCTGCTGCTGGCCTCCGGCGGCGTCGGCCAGACCCCGCTGCTGCCGATGGCGCGCCACGCCCTGGCCGCGGGACGCCGGGTGATCTACCTGCACGCCGCCCTGGACGCCGAGCACCACGCCTTCCGCGACGAGGTGGCGGCGCTGGCCTCCGCGCACCCGCAGCGACTGCATGCCGTGAGCGTCCATGAGCGCGGCGCCGACGCCGACCATATCGGTCGCATCGACCGCGAGCTGCTCGCCGATCTGCTGCCCGAGGGCGCCCGCTGCTACTTCGTTGGCCCCCCGGGCTTCATGACCGCCGTGGATCGGGCACTGGCCGACCTCGGCGTGCCGGC
- a CDS encoding YIP1 family protein has translation MNPVTIFKLPFTRQAGWKSLQQRQTPIPVLAWCLVLPMSLLPPVMLYYAGTHYGDDFVMGFADREWRFITTILFLAELLTFFLMGWLIHSVVNSTRELSISYHDAYLLAALAPLPLWSSALVLLIPSLLLGVLAVLTALGISCQLLYHGLQALCGRSDNDVNTMSAAYTIMAAGVLAWGLLMTIVWAY, from the coding sequence ATGAACCCCGTGACGATCTTCAAGCTGCCCTTCACCCGCCAGGCCGGCTGGAAGTCGCTTCAACAGCGCCAGACGCCGATTCCCGTGCTGGCCTGGTGTTTGGTGCTACCCATGTCGCTGCTGCCCCCGGTGATGCTCTACTACGCCGGCACCCACTACGGCGACGACTTCGTGATGGGTTTCGCCGACCGGGAGTGGCGCTTCATCACCACCATCCTGTTCCTGGCCGAGCTGCTCACCTTCTTCCTGATGGGCTGGCTGATCCACTCCGTGGTCAACAGCACCCGGGAGCTGTCGATCAGCTATCACGACGCCTACCTGCTGGCCGCCCTGGCGCCGCTGCCGCTCTGGTCCTCGGCCCTCGTCCTGCTGATCCCCAGCCTGCTGCTCGGCGTCCTGGCCGTGCTGACGGCGCTCGGCATCTCCTGTCAGCTGCTCTATCACGGCCTGCAGGCGCTGTGTGGACGCAGCGACAACGACGTCAACACCATGTCGGCCGCCTACACGATCATGGCCGCCGGCGTGCTGGCCTGGGGCCTGCTGATGACCATCGTCTGGGCTTACTGA
- a CDS encoding MarR family winged helix-turn-helix transcriptional regulator codes for MIDDALTKQDFQRLSHFRYQLRCFLRQSDDICREHGLTPLQYQLLLHLLGGEGSEWASVGELAERLQAKHHGTVALVDRCEQLGLVERRTSRADRRRTEVHLLPRGSELARRIAELHQPELRHLQEEFHLPGWPELS; via the coding sequence ATGATCGACGACGCCTTGACCAAGCAGGACTTCCAGCGGCTCTCGCACTTCCGCTACCAGCTGCGCTGCTTCCTGCGCCAGAGCGATGACATCTGCCGCGAACACGGCCTGACGCCGCTGCAGTACCAGCTGCTGCTGCACCTGCTTGGCGGGGAGGGGAGCGAGTGGGCCTCGGTGGGAGAGCTGGCTGAGCGGCTCCAGGCGAAACACCACGGCACGGTGGCGCTGGTGGATCGCTGCGAGCAGCTGGGCCTGGTGGAGCGACGCACGAGTCGTGCCGACCGGCGGCGCACCGAGGTGCATCTGCTGCCCCGCGGAAGCGAGCTGGCCCGGCGCATTGCCGAGCTGCATCAGCCCGAGCTGCGCCATCTGCAGGAGGAGTTCCATCTCCCCGGCTGGCCCGAACTCTCCTGA
- a CDS encoding amino acid ABC transporter substrate-binding protein gives MRYNNKTLLSLSTAALCVGMVSSASAATLDEVKERGELRCGVNVGLSGFSSPDENGTWQGLDVETCRGIAAAIFDDPEAVSFTPLTAKERFTALQSGEIDVLSRNTTWTATRDNSLGLNFTATTFYDGQGFMVAKDLGIEGPEQFDGASICIQSGTTHELNLADYFPSRGIDIQTVTFDTPDQTAQGFASGRCDILTSDTSQLSALRLQLPEPDSVEILETLISKEPLGPVVRQGDDQWLDIVKWSIFAMVNAEELGVNSDNVDEMKADPPNPQVARLLGVDGDYGEQMGLENDWAYRLITHVGNYGEVFAGTVGTDSPMQISRGVNALWDEGGILYAPPVR, from the coding sequence ATGCGGTACAACAACAAGACACTGCTCTCCCTCTCTACTGCGGCCCTCTGCGTCGGCATGGTCTCCTCCGCCTCGGCGGCCACTCTGGACGAGGTGAAGGAGCGCGGCGAGCTTCGCTGCGGCGTCAACGTGGGCCTCTCCGGTTTCTCCTCGCCGGACGAGAACGGCACCTGGCAGGGGCTGGACGTGGAGACCTGCCGCGGCATCGCCGCCGCGATCTTCGACGACCCCGAGGCGGTCTCCTTCACGCCGCTGACCGCCAAGGAGCGATTCACCGCCCTGCAGTCCGGCGAGATCGATGTCCTCTCGCGCAACACCACCTGGACCGCGACCCGCGACAACTCGCTGGGGCTGAACTTCACCGCCACCACCTTCTACGACGGCCAGGGCTTCATGGTGGCCAAGGATCTGGGCATCGAGGGGCCCGAGCAGTTCGACGGCGCCTCGATCTGCATCCAGTCCGGCACCACCCACGAGCTCAACCTGGCCGATTACTTCCCCTCCCGCGGCATCGATATCCAGACCGTCACCTTCGACACCCCCGACCAGACCGCTCAGGGCTTCGCTAGCGGCCGCTGCGACATCCTGACCTCCGATACCTCCCAGCTCAGCGCCCTGCGTCTGCAGCTGCCCGAGCCCGACAGCGTCGAGATTCTCGAAACGCTGATCTCCAAGGAGCCGCTCGGCCCCGTGGTTCGTCAGGGCGACGACCAGTGGCTGGATATCGTCAAGTGGTCGATCTTTGCCATGGTCAACGCCGAGGAACTCGGCGTGAACAGCGACAACGTCGATGAGATGAAGGCCGATCCGCCTAACCCCCAGGTGGCGCGCCTGCTGGGCGTGGACGGCGACTACGGCGAGCAGATGGGGCTCGAGAACGACTGGGCCTACCGGCTGATCACCCACGTCGGCAACTACGGAGAAGTGTTCGCCGGCACCGTGGGCACGGACTCGCCCATGCAGATCAGCCGCGGCGTGAACGCGCTGTGGGACGAGGGCGGCATCCTCTACGCCCCGCCGGTCCGCTGA
- a CDS encoding amino acid ABC transporter ATP-binding protein: MNQATAARADAPMVEITGLNKWYGDFHVLRDINLTVAQGERIVICGPSGSGKSTLIRCINHLEEHQEGRIVVNGLPMTRDVKRIEQIRRNVGMVFQHFNLFPHLSVLDNCCISQTWVQRKPRAEAERTALEILERVQIADQARKYPGQLSGGQQQRVAIARALCMQPEVMLFDEPTSALDPEMIKEVLDVMVELAQDGMTMLCVTHEMGFAKTVADRVIFMDQGQIIEEAPPETFFNHPRSERTRLFLGQILGH, translated from the coding sequence ATGAATCAGGCAACTGCTGCCCGGGCCGACGCGCCCATGGTCGAGATCACCGGGCTCAACAAGTGGTACGGCGACTTCCACGTGCTGCGCGACATCAACCTGACGGTCGCCCAGGGCGAACGCATCGTCATCTGTGGCCCCTCGGGGTCGGGCAAGTCGACGCTGATCCGCTGCATCAACCACCTCGAGGAGCACCAGGAGGGGCGCATCGTGGTCAACGGCCTGCCGATGACCCGCGACGTGAAACGCATCGAGCAGATCCGCCGTAACGTCGGCATGGTGTTCCAGCACTTCAACCTCTTTCCCCACCTGAGCGTGCTGGACAACTGCTGCATCTCCCAGACCTGGGTGCAGAGGAAGCCCCGCGCGGAGGCCGAGCGCACGGCACTGGAGATCCTCGAGCGGGTGCAGATCGCCGACCAGGCCCGCAAGTACCCGGGCCAGCTCTCCGGTGGCCAGCAGCAGCGGGTGGCCATCGCCCGGGCGCTGTGCATGCAGCCGGAGGTGATGCTCTTCGATGAGCCGACCTCGGCGTTGGATCCGGAGATGATCAAGGAGGTGCTCGACGTCATGGTCGAGCTGGCCCAGGACGGCATGACCATGCTCTGCGTGACCCACGAGATGGGCTTCGCCAAGACCGTGGCCGACCGGGTGATCTTCATGGATCAGGGCCAGATCATCGAAGAGGCGCCCCCCGAGACCTTCTTCAATCATCCGCGCTCCGAGCGCACCAGGCTCTTCCTCGGCCAGATCCTCGGCCACTGA
- a CDS encoding NnrS family protein: protein MHSTSSVSSSSLSHLPVTRLAFRPFFLLAALYGLAAMTVWLAFWHGDILLRPVGGLMFWHQHEMLFGFAAAVVAGFLLTAVQNWTGLPSLRGAPLLALVALWLAARGLMAFPVGMPAWLPMLVDLVFLPVVAVVMASLVIRARRWRNLIFLPALGLLTLANLAMHLGVLTGEAELIRQAAYLAVLTITLLMVVVGGRVIAMFTANRLGLTRRPALPALEYASLGSVMVVVLAQGLAVLGVALPGALFAVLLGLAALANALRLAGWDGLHSWREPLLWGLHGSYAFIPVGLAMWALAALGMFRVELAVHALTVGGMGTMMLAMMSRVSLGHTARPIRTLPGIGVALGLMLAAAVLRSPVLALAPQITHWTYNLGILFWCLAYAIFLFHYTGPLLSVRADGKDG from the coding sequence ATGCATTCGACCTCCTCCGTTAGCTCCTCCTCGCTATCGCACCTGCCGGTGACGAGGCTGGCCTTTCGTCCCTTCTTCCTGCTGGCCGCGCTCTATGGCTTGGCGGCGATGACCGTGTGGCTGGCCTTCTGGCACGGCGACATCCTGCTGCGCCCGGTCGGCGGGCTGATGTTCTGGCACCAGCACGAGATGCTGTTCGGCTTCGCCGCCGCGGTGGTGGCGGGTTTCCTGCTCACCGCGGTGCAGAACTGGACGGGGCTGCCAAGCCTCCGGGGCGCGCCGCTGCTGGCGCTGGTCGCGCTCTGGCTGGCCGCACGGGGCCTGATGGCCTTCCCGGTGGGCATGCCGGCGTGGCTGCCGATGCTGGTCGACCTGGTCTTCCTGCCGGTGGTGGCCGTGGTGATGGCGAGCCTGGTGATCCGCGCCCGCCGCTGGCGCAACCTGATCTTCCTGCCGGCGCTGGGGTTGTTGACCCTGGCCAACCTGGCCATGCACCTCGGCGTGCTCACCGGCGAGGCCGAGCTGATCCGCCAGGCCGCCTACCTGGCGGTGCTCACGATCACCCTGCTGATGGTGGTGGTGGGCGGCCGGGTCATCGCCATGTTCACCGCCAATCGCCTGGGCCTCACCCGCCGGCCGGCGCTCCCCGCCCTGGAGTATGCAAGCCTCGGCAGCGTGATGGTCGTGGTGCTGGCCCAGGGGCTCGCCGTGCTCGGCGTGGCGCTGCCGGGCGCGCTCTTCGCCGTCCTGCTGGGGCTGGCGGCGCTGGCCAACGCGCTGCGCCTGGCGGGCTGGGACGGCCTTCATAGCTGGCGCGAGCCGCTGCTCTGGGGCCTGCACGGCAGCTACGCCTTCATCCCGGTGGGCCTGGCGATGTGGGCGCTGGCGGCGCTGGGCATGTTCCGCGTGGAGCTTGCCGTGCACGCCCTGACCGTCGGCGGCATGGGCACCATGATGCTGGCGATGATGTCGCGGGTGTCGCTCGGCCATACCGCGCGTCCCATCCGCACCCTGCCGGGCATCGGCGTGGCGCTCGGCCTGATGCTCGCCGCCGCCGTGCTGCGCTCGCCGGTGCTGGCGCTGGCCCCCCAGATCACCCACTGGACCTACAACCTAGGCATTCTCTTCTGGTGCCTGGCATATGCGATCTTCCTGTTCCACTATACGGGGCCGCTGCTGTCGGTTCGGGCCGACGGCAAGGACGGATAG
- a CDS encoding amino acid ABC transporter permease, whose amino-acid sequence MVAERRPPDLRRGLLGWLHANLFNTLLNGVVTLITVTLLAMLLWPALQWAVFQADWLGDSREACSGEGACWVFISARFESIVYGFYPEAERWRVNLVFALLAALIAWLAIPSLPAKRWVGAFALVGFPLLAFLLLAGGNFGLPAVPTRNWGGVMLTLTIAVVGIVGSLPIGVVLALGRRSQMPLVRGFCVVFIEFWRGVPLITVLFMASVMLPLFVPAQVEFDKLLRALVGIMLFWSAYMAEVVRGGLQAIPRGQEEAAKALGMGYWQRMALIVLPQALKLVIPGIVNTFIALFKDTSLVLIIGLFDLLAIIRAGLTDSNWLGFATEGYVFAALVFWVFCFSMSRYSQYIERRLHTGHRN is encoded by the coding sequence ATGGTCGCCGAGCGTCGGCCCCCCGACCTGCGCCGCGGCCTGCTCGGTTGGCTGCACGCCAACCTCTTCAATACCCTGCTCAACGGAGTGGTGACTCTGATCACCGTAACCCTGCTGGCCATGCTGCTTTGGCCCGCGCTGCAGTGGGCGGTGTTTCAGGCCGACTGGCTCGGCGACTCCCGGGAGGCGTGCAGCGGCGAGGGGGCCTGCTGGGTCTTCATCAGCGCACGCTTCGAGTCGATCGTCTACGGCTTCTATCCCGAGGCCGAACGCTGGCGGGTGAACCTGGTCTTCGCCCTGCTGGCGGCGCTGATCGCCTGGCTCGCCATCCCGAGCCTGCCCGCCAAGCGCTGGGTGGGCGCGTTCGCCCTGGTGGGCTTCCCGCTGCTCGCCTTCCTGCTGCTGGCGGGGGGGAACTTCGGCCTTCCGGCCGTGCCGACCCGCAACTGGGGCGGGGTGATGCTGACCCTGACCATCGCCGTCGTGGGGATCGTCGGCTCGCTGCCCATCGGCGTGGTGCTGGCACTGGGACGGCGCTCGCAGATGCCGCTGGTGCGAGGCTTCTGCGTGGTGTTCATCGAGTTCTGGCGCGGCGTGCCGCTGATCACCGTGCTGTTCATGGCCTCGGTGATGCTGCCGCTGTTCGTGCCTGCCCAGGTGGAGTTCGACAAGCTGCTGCGGGCGCTGGTGGGCATCATGCTCTTCTGGAGCGCCTACATGGCCGAGGTGGTGCGCGGCGGTCTCCAGGCGATTCCCCGCGGCCAGGAGGAGGCCGCCAAGGCGCTGGGCATGGGCTACTGGCAGCGCATGGCGCTGATCGTGCTGCCCCAGGCGCTCAAGCTGGTCATCCCCGGCATCGTCAACACCTTCATCGCACTGTTCAAGGACACCTCGCTGGTGTTGATCATCGGGCTCTTCGATCTGCTGGCGATCATCCGTGCGGGGCTCACCGACAGCAACTGGTTGGGTTTCGCCACTGAGGGCTACGTCTTCGCGGCCCTGGTGTTCTGGGTGTTCTGCTTCAGCATGTCGCGCTATAGCCAGTACATCGAACGGCGCCTGCACACCGGCCATCGGAACTGA
- a CDS encoding SirB2 family protein produces MEHYALIKHLHVTVAALSLAFFLLRAWWSVREAPLLQRRWVKIAPHLIDTALLGLGVTLMVLLSAWPHQQPWLAAKLIALLVYIGLGALAIKRGRTPAVRATSALAALATFAYMVGAAVTHSPLSWLA; encoded by the coding sequence GTGGAACACTACGCTCTGATCAAGCACCTGCACGTCACTGTCGCCGCCCTGAGCCTCGCCTTCTTCCTGCTGCGGGCCTGGTGGTCGGTACGCGAGGCGCCGCTGCTACAGCGGCGCTGGGTGAAGATCGCGCCCCATCTCATCGACACCGCCCTGCTGGGGCTCGGCGTGACGCTGATGGTGCTGCTCTCCGCCTGGCCCCACCAGCAGCCCTGGCTCGCCGCCAAGCTGATCGCCCTGCTGGTCTACATCGGCCTGGGTGCCCTGGCGATCAAGCGCGGCCGCACCCCCGCGGTACGCGCGACGTCGGCGCTGGCCGCGCTGGCCACCTTCGCCTACATGGTGGGGGCGGCCGTGACCCACAGCCCGCTCTCCTGGCTGGCCTGA
- a CDS encoding carboxymuconolactone decarboxylase family protein produces MSKQELPAGAGQVAEQYPEVWSAYAELGRACAESGPLDARTRRLIKLALAVGARSEGAVHSHVRRGLEEGESAEALKQVAMLAIPTLGLPGGVAALTWIEDITEA; encoded by the coding sequence ATGTCGAAACAGGAACTCCCCGCCGGTGCCGGTCAGGTGGCCGAGCAGTATCCCGAGGTGTGGTCGGCTTACGCCGAACTCGGCCGGGCCTGTGCCGAGTCCGGCCCGCTGGACGCGCGCACTCGCCGCCTGATCAAGCTGGCGTTGGCCGTGGGCGCGCGCTCCGAGGGGGCGGTACACTCCCACGTGCGCCGCGGCCTGGAAGAAGGCGAGTCCGCCGAGGCCCTGAAGCAGGTGGCCATGCTGGCTATCCCCACCCTGGGCCTGCCTGGGGGCGTCGCGGCCCTGACCTGGATCGAAGACATCACCGAAGCCTGA
- a CDS encoding amino acid ABC transporter permease, with amino-acid sequence MLRSSSRERGPLWRDPTFRALLVQGILLLALGGFIAMVVSNTLANLEARGITTGFGFLQDRAGFSIPQTLVAYSGDSTYARTFVVGLLNTLLVSAMGIVAATLIGFAVGIARLSPNWLLARLATAYVEIFRNIPLLVQILFWYFAVLQALPSPRNSHSLFEAIFLNVRGVVLPDPQPLPGFAATPWALLVAVIATALLVRYARRRQARTGQALPVFKLGALILVGLPALVFVATGMPLDWSIPSLAGFNFQGGVTILPELMALWLALSIYTASFIAEIVRSGIQSVPQGQVEAAKALSLPGGVILRKVVIPQAMRVIVPQLTSQHLNLIKNSSLATAIGYPDLVAVFSGTALNQTGQAIEIVAMTMAVYLLINLLVSALMNLYNARTLLKER; translated from the coding sequence ATGCTGCGTTCTTCTTCACGGGAGCGGGGGCCGCTGTGGCGTGACCCCACCTTCCGCGCCCTGCTGGTGCAGGGCATCCTGCTGCTGGCGCTGGGGGGCTTCATCGCCATGGTGGTGTCGAACACCCTGGCCAACCTCGAGGCCCGGGGCATCACCACCGGCTTCGGCTTCCTCCAGGACCGTGCCGGCTTCTCCATCCCCCAGACCCTGGTCGCCTACTCCGGCGACAGCACCTATGCCCGCACCTTCGTGGTAGGGCTGCTCAACACCCTGCTGGTCTCCGCCATGGGCATCGTCGCAGCGACCCTGATCGGCTTCGCCGTAGGCATCGCCCGGCTGTCGCCCAACTGGCTGCTGGCCCGACTGGCCACCGCCTACGTCGAGATCTTCCGCAACATCCCGCTGCTGGTGCAGATCCTGTTCTGGTACTTCGCCGTACTCCAGGCCCTGCCGAGCCCGCGCAACAGCCATTCGCTGTTCGAGGCGATCTTCCTCAACGTGCGCGGCGTAGTATTGCCCGACCCCCAGCCGCTGCCCGGCTTCGCCGCCACCCCCTGGGCACTGCTGGTCGCGGTGATCGCCACCGCCCTGCTGGTGCGCTACGCCCGGCGGCGCCAGGCTCGCACCGGCCAGGCGCTGCCAGTCTTCAAGCTCGGCGCGCTGATCCTCGTCGGCCTGCCGGCGCTGGTCTTCGTCGCCACGGGCATGCCGCTCGACTGGTCCATCCCGTCGCTTGCCGGTTTCAACTTCCAGGGCGGCGTGACGATCCTGCCCGAGCTGATGGCGCTGTGGCTGGCGCTCTCGATCTACACCGCTTCCTTCATTGCCGAAATCGTGCGCTCTGGCATCCAGTCGGTGCCCCAGGGCCAGGTAGAGGCGGCCAAGGCGCTGAGCCTGCCGGGCGGCGTCATCCTGCGCAAGGTGGTGATTCCCCAGGCGATGCGGGTGATCGTGCCGCAGCTGACCAGCCAGCACCTCAACCTGATCAAGAACTCCTCGCTGGCCACGGCGATCGGCTATCCGGACCTGGTGGCGGTGTTCTCCGGCACGGCTCTGAACCAGACCGGCCAGGCGATCGAGATCGTCGCCATGACCATGGCCGTCTACCTGCTGATCAACCTGCTGGTGTCCGCGCTGATGAACCTCTATAACGCGCGCACGCTGCTCAAGGAGCGCTGA
- a CDS encoding c-type cytochrome produces MADGLTKSAARNIFYGGSLFFFLLFAALTAHSHWYMVNTSTDSEGLTESVKHGKEVWEKNMCINCHSIMGEGAYFAPELGNVWERYGGHKNPDAARAGLAAWIRAQPLGAEGRRQMPAYDFSEEEMQALIDFLEWTDGIDDQGWPPHPAG; encoded by the coding sequence ATGGCCGACGGTCTCACCAAGTCGGCGGCCCGCAACATCTTCTACGGCGGGTCGCTGTTCTTCTTTCTGCTGTTCGCCGCGCTGACGGCCCACAGCCACTGGTACATGGTCAACACGTCCACCGACAGCGAGGGGCTCACCGAGTCCGTCAAGCACGGCAAGGAAGTGTGGGAAAAGAACATGTGCATCAATTGCCACAGCATCATGGGCGAGGGCGCCTACTTCGCGCCGGAGCTGGGCAACGTCTGGGAGCGCTACGGCGGTCACAAGAATCCCGACGCGGCCCGTGCGGGCCTCGCCGCCTGGATCCGCGCGCAGCCGCTGGGGGCCGAGGGGCGCCGCCAGATGCCCGCCTACGACTTCAGCGAGGAGGAGATGCAGGCGCTGATCGACTTCCTGGAGTGGACCGACGGCATCGACGACCAGGGCTGGCCGCCGCACCCTGCCGGCTGA